The following are encoded together in the Lathyrus oleraceus cultivar Zhongwan6 chromosome 3, CAAS_Psat_ZW6_1.0, whole genome shotgun sequence genome:
- the LOC127131577 gene encoding uncharacterized protein LOC127131577: protein MGDDQYDAFYVPGQPRPKILPDPTTDRLRTLEKKIKAIEGNNSFGASTMNMRLVSNLVISAKFKTPDFEKYKGQTCPRSHLVMYFRKMAAHTENDKLLVHCFQDNLSGASLRWYMSLEQGRIQSSEDLADAFLRQYKYNLDMAPDRMQLQGMAMKENELVSSATSDFAHLVTIRDRIEKGLRDGKIPGAMTAPSAPKKFFGGFPKKREGETNAISKGYKGKQQASYGQVAVVVPIPYQQPVQQQQVYQPQHQQHHHQQNTAPPRQFKTRPPIRQLDPLPVHYSQIFPYLQKEGLLTLRELKPAIFPYPPGYDANAHREFHMGAPGHTLENCFAFPNQVQDLIEEKAISFTPRRPNVNTNPVPTHKDASISAIEESDQGKLIRKVEKIQTPIARIGAQLLKSGLVPEELIAEENNKKLRNFIQQMLDRGELQINLCVKSKRQEEIVVVDIPYDEVKVEIPISPLVREFPTPFAYENEKALSWIYQPRGFKQGQEDQPLMINKPNITSIVGPVGMTRSGRVFAPRIVDTSATVKGKEAPVQILVPNQEIQDMHLYPKAAVTREEAEEFLRIIKKSDYKGVDQLNQTPSKISMLSLLLNSEAHMNSLLKVLSVAHITKDITIEQLDDVIACVTTGIFLGFNDDELPIKGKNHKKALHISLKCVDTILSRVLVDTGSSLNVMPKTNLIKLPMEGISMKPSILIVKAFDGSRRAVIEEGLGGSRDGGKRTIVGIVNNAAGFGTAGGQPGQNLKDSLFPPFFGVEDDREEDR, encoded by the exons ATGGGAGATGACCAGTATGATGCTTTCTATGTGCCTGGTCAACCGAGGCCTAAGATACTTCCAGATCCTACTACAGATAGGCTCCGTACCCTGGAAAAGAAGATCAAAGCCATAGAAGGGAATAATAGCTTCGGCGCTTCTAccatgaacatgcgtttggtatCAAATTTAGTCATCTcggctaaatttaaaactcctgatttcgagaaatacaaaggacagACTTGCCCAAGAAGTCACCTGGTAATGTACTTCAGGAAAATGGCTGCTCATACCGAAAACGACAAACTACTTGTACATTGTTTCCAAGACAATCTAAGTggagcatctctgagatggtacatgagcttagagcAGGGGCGGATTCAAAGCTCGGAGGATTTAGCTGACGCATTTCTCCGTCAGTATAAATAtaacttagatatggcacccgaccGTATGCAGTTACAAGGGATGGCTATGAAAGAAAACGA ATTGGTGAGTAGTGCAACATCTGATTTCGCACATCTAGTGACAATCAGAGATCGCATAGAAAAAGGGTTGAGGGATGGAAAGATTCCAGGAGCCATGACAGCCCCTAGCGCACCGAAAAAGTTTTTTGGAGGCTTCCCgaagaaaagagaaggtgaaacaaaCGCTATATCCAAAGGCTATAAAGGGAAGCAACAGGCTTCATATGGCCAAGTCGCCGTCGTGGTACCCATACCTTACCAACAGCCGGTGCAGCAACAACAAgtgtatcaaccacaacatcaacaacatcatcatcagcaaaaCACCGCGCCACCAAGACAATTCAAGACAAGACCTCCAATAAGGCAACTCGATCCCCTTCCAGTACATTATAGCCAGATATTCCCATATCTGCAAAAGGAGGGCCTTCTAACATTAAGGGAATTAAAACCAGCTATTTTTCCATATCCACCCGGATACGATGCTAACGCCCATCGTGAGtttcacatgggagcacctggtCATACCTTGGAGAATTGTTTCGCATTTCCAAATCaggtacaagacttgatcgaagaAAAGGCCATCTCTTTCACTCCGAGACGCCCGAACGTGAACACCAATCCCGTGCCAACACATAAGGATGCTTCCAtcagtgccattgaggagagtgatcAAGGAAAATTGATCCGTAAGGTTGAAAAGATTCAAACCCCTATCGCCAGGATAGGAGCACAATTGCTGAAGAGTGGTCTAGTCCCGGAGGAGCTAATTGCTGAAGAGAACAATAAAAAATTGAGgaattttatacaacaaatgtTGGATCGAGGCGAGTTACAGATAAATTTATGTGTCAAGAGCAAGCGCCAGGAAGAGATAGTCGTGGTGGACATCCCTTATGATGAGGTTAAAGTGGAAATACCTATAAGCCCATTGGTGAGAGAGTTTCCAACACCGTTCGCCTATGAAAATGAGAAGGCACTCTCGtggatatatcagcccagagGTTTTAAGCAGGGGCAGGAAGACCAGCCTTTGATGATCAACAAACCAAACATCACCTCGATTGTGGGGCCGGTAGGAATGACACGTAGTGGTCGAGTGTTCGCGCCAAGAATTGTTGATACTTCTGCAACGGTTAAAGGGAAGGAAGCTCCTGTCCAGATCCTCGTCCCTAATCAAGAAATACAAGACATGCACCTGTATCCTAAAGCTGCAGTCACTCGTGAGGAGGCTGAGGAATTTCTGaggataatcaagaagagtgattataaaGGGGTGGACCAACTGAATCAAACACCTTCAAAAATCTCCATGTTATCTTTATTGCTCAACTCAGAAGCACACATGAATTCATTATTGAAAGTATTGAGCGTCGCTCATATCACGAAAGACATAACGATAGAACAACTTGACGACGTGATAGCTTGTGTGACCACTGGGATTTTTTTGGGTTTTAATGATGATGAACTGCCGATCAAGGGAAAAAACCATAAAAAAGCCCTACATATCTCCTTGAAATGCGTAGACACTATACTATCAAGGGTATTAGTGGACACAGGTTCCTCACTAAATGTCATGCCGAAGACAAATTTGATAAAGCTGCCAATGGAAGGGATAAGTATGAAGCCTAGTATCCTAATCGTAAAggcatttgatggctcaaggcgagcaGTGATAGAAGAG gggctgggtggttctcgagacgGTGGAAAAAGAACAATCGTGGGTATAGTGAataatgctgctggttttggcactgctggtggtcaacctggtcagAACTTGAAGGATAGTCTTTTCCCGCCATTCTTCGGGGTTGAagatgacagagaggaagacagatag